ATGCACAAAATGATATGAAAAAGACGAACAGACTTCTCAATCAGGCACTCAGTATGTCTATGCTTGTCACGATACCATGTGCCGTTGGAATGGGAGTTCTGGCAAAACCAATCATACAGCTCCTGTTTTCGGGAGCAGATCCGATGGCGGCTAAGTGTATGTATCTTGGATTTATATCCATCGTGTTCTTTGCACAGTCCACTGTGACAAACAGTGTGCTTCAGGCGATGGGCAAGGTGATGGCGCCGGTTATCAATGCCACACTTGCACTGGTGATACATGTGGTTGTCCTTGTGATCATGTTGTATTGTACTGACTGGGCACTGTATGCTCTGGTTCTAGGTTCCATAGTAAATTCACTGCTCATATGTATATTTAACCAGCGTTCACTTACAAAGTACAAGACCGGCAGGATGGACAACAGGAGAATATATGTTGCACCGACTATAGCATCTATCTTCATGGGCGTTGTCACGATCATTGTATATGAGGGCTGCCGAAAGCTTATCGGCAACTGGGTCATCTCAATGTTTGTTGCTGTATTTGTGGCGATAATATTCTATGCGGTGGCTATTCTCAAAGTCGGAGGCTACACTGAAGAGGAGCTCCTCAACATGCCAAAGGGAGGCCTCATCGTAAAGTTTGCGAAGAAATTCAGACTATTGTAAGTATCAGGGACGTTCCTTTTGTACCGACGAGTGTCCCCTTGTACCGACGAGTGTCCCCTTGTACCGACGAGTGTTCCTTTGTACCGACGAGTGTCCCCTTGTACTGACGGGTGTCCCTTGTACCGATGAGTGTCCTCCTGTCAAGGCTGAGGTTTGCTGTTGTGAGGCATGCCCTCTGTTAAGGTTCGCTGGATGATTCCTTTAGACGTGCCCGTGAGACGGTTCAGCTGTCTGATAGAAATACCTTGTTCGTGCAAAAGAGCAAGGTGTTTTTTCTTTTCTAAAAGGGGCAGTGATTGAAAATCGGTAATAGTATGGCATCCGGTTTCTTTGATAATTAGCTCTTTTGCAACATCATCTGGGAGCCTTTTGGTAAGTTTATGAATGTCTAGGCAATCGGCTTCTTCAGTTTCTCGATGAAATGTTGTAAATGCCTTCGAACCACCAATTAGATTGTTTATCAGTCCGATATCTACCAATGCCGAATTCCCTGACAGGTAACTGTAGATACTGCTCCAGGGGTAAGACTCGCCGGGAAAAGCTTCTATGCCAGTTTTGTACGGATTTTGGTGTATGTAGCGGACTACAGTGAGAAGGTATCGTTCATCGTTAACAGGTTCACTGTAATATCTGCCTTGCTGTAGGAAACCGGTTCTATCATATTTCATATTAAACCAAACCGCATAACGCGTGTTAATGCGGCGAAATACAGTCGCCAGTGGGGTGTTAGAGGTATGTATGAGAAGATGAACGTGATTAGACATCAGACAATATGCATAGATTTCAAATTGGCATTCTTTTTTGTAATAGCTCAGGATATCCAGGTATTTGTCATAATCATTCTTTTCTTCAAACATTTGCTGCCGGTCTGCTCCGCGAATTACAACGTGGTAAATGTTTGATTCAGATATAGCTCTTGGTTTTCTTGGCATAAAAGGACCTCCTCCAAAGTGATAAAATGTGATGTGTACAGTGTGGAAAAAATAAATGTTAAAATGTGATTCATGAAAACACGGTCATCAAAAATATAGCCATCAAAAACCAACCACGATAAGACAAAAAACAGTTATAAAGAGGTAATTGTTGAAAAATTGAAATGACTATGGGTTTCGTATAACATGATTCATATAATATCATTCATATGAAAATGGATTTGATTAGATACGATAGCTTAACGATCGTTTAAGAAAATCAAAACATATAATATTATACTATATTTTGAAAAGAAGTAAAGCGCTTTGTAGAAGCATATGATAGAATGTATCAGGGACGTTCCTTTTGTATCGGAATGTATCAGGGACGTTCCTTTTGTATCGGAGAGTGTCCCCTGTCATGCGAAAGGTGAAAACTCGATATGGGGCAATAAAAGGAGTAAAGTTGACATAATTGTTTGAGAGAACCATACGTGCAATGTCTGCGACAGAAGATGATAAAAAAGTATGATGCAGAAGATGGCAGATGTCAGTTGCAAAAATATTTAGACGAAAATTATTTAGACTTGATTAGGAATATATATCTAATGTGGGACAGAGGGACGCTCCTCGTTACAGAAGGAACGTCCCCTAGGGATTAATTATGGAAAAAGAAAAAAGAAAGGGCAGGACCCTTTTAAAGATATTAATAACAACATTATATCTGAGCACCTTTACCTTCGGGGGTGGATACGTCATCGTGTCTCTTATGAAGAAAAAGTTTGTGGATGAAACTCACTGGATAGAGCAGGATGAGATGCTCGATCTTGTAGCTATAGCACAGTCGTCGCCTGGGCCTATCGCAGTAAATGGATCGATAGCGGTGGGATATAAATTGTGTGGTATAGCAGGGGCATTGGTGGCGATAGTCGGAACGATCATTCCGCCATTTGTTATCATATCCATCATATCTTACTGTTACAGCGCGTTCAGGAGCAATTGGATGATAAGCCAGATGCTGGAGGGGATGCAGGCAGGTGTTGCTGCGGTTATCGCATCCGTCACATATGATATGGGAGCAGACATAGTAAAGCAGAGGGATGATCTGGGGGTATTGGTCATGATAGCTGCATTTGTTGCATCCTACATATTGGAGATAAATGTCGTGTTCATAGTAATTGTCTGTGGACTTGTCGGTGTTTGTAGAGGACAGCTTGAGAAAAGAAGAGGGCGTGGGCATAAAAAGACAGAGGATACCTCTGACGAAAATCCTGAAAAACGCTCAGGCAAAGGGGGGATGGAATAATGATCTATTTGCAGTTGTTCCTAAGTTTCTTCCAGATAGGACTTTTCAGTTTTGGCGGAGGTTATGCCGCCATGCCGCTTATACAGGGACAGATAGTGAAAATACATGGGTGGATGACCATGTCAGAGTTCACGGATTTGATCACTATATCCCAGATGACTCCGGGACCTATAGCTGTCAATTCGGCGACATTTGTGGGGCTACGGGTGGCCGGATATGCCGGTGCGGCGATTGCCACGCTCGGATGTGTACTCCCTTCATGTATTATTGTAACGGTCATAGTCAGGCTGTATCTGAAATATCGCAAGCAGGATGTTCTTCAGGAGTTTCTCGGCGGTATAAGACCGGCTGTTGTGGCTATGATCGCGTCAGCGGGAGTTTCGATATTCGTGACGGCGGTCTGGACTGGTATCGATATGATAAGTCTCGCAGGAACTAAGTGGAATCTTGTGGTGATATTTGCAGTGAGTGTTGTTCTGCTCAGAAAATTCAAACTGAATCCGGTGTGGGTGATGCTGCTTTCCGGTGCGATGCAGGTGCTGTGTGAAGTGGGGACGTTTCTTTTGTCATGAAAAACGTCCCCAAAGGAGGTCTAGATGAAGAAGAAAATATTACTGTGTCTGATAGCACAGCTCATATGCTGGAGCATTATGACGCTGTCTGATTACATAGAAGAAACATATAATGATAGTTATAATCTGGTCGTTGTATTTGCTGTACCCCTGATATGCGTAATTCTGTATATTATATTCAGAAAATGGATATACGATAATCAGATTGTGCGGCTGAAAGATGTCGCCATAATCTGTGCGGCGTGGATGATCTGTGGATTGATACTGGGATTTCTGATTGGTGCTCTGGTTATGAATGAAATGTGGATAGTGCCGCAGGCTACAGGAGGATGGGAGCATCTGCTGAATGGGATCGAATACATGATGTTCGCCATAACACTTGCAGGAATACCATTTGTGGCGGTGGTTCTGATCGAGTCGGTTGTGGGGATAGTAAAGGTAGTTAGAAAAAGGGCTTGACGAGAGCTTTGGTAAAGTTGCCCGGCGCAAGTAATAAGTTTTATAATTAAATGCTTCATCTGTGAGAGAATCAGGTGGAGCATTTTTTATGCATGGTGGCTAATGGCTTACGCAGGCATATGAATAGTTTATATATCCTATCCCTTGACAAAAAGAGAAAATATGAATATACTTACCGACGATAATTACCTAAAGTAATTATACGAAATAACAATAAAATAATATTTGATAAATTTACAGGAAGGAGAACCATGACAAAGGAAAAGATAAAACAGGTTATGGATGCCTGCTACCAGGCTAAAAGGGTTAGGGATATGATGCCCAAGCTGCCAAATGAAGTGACGCCTACCCACATACATTATCTTGATGTGATAACTAAGCTGGAGCTTGACGGCGCGGAGGTGAAGGTCAGTGATATAAGTGATGAACTGGGGCTTCCAAGACCAGGAGTGACAAAGACGATAAAGGA
This sequence is a window from Coprococcus eutactus. Protein-coding genes within it:
- a CDS encoding chromate transporter, whose product is MIYLQLFLSFFQIGLFSFGGGYAAMPLIQGQIVKIHGWMTMSEFTDLITISQMTPGPIAVNSATFVGLRVAGYAGAAIATLGCVLPSCIIVTVIVRLYLKYRKQDVLQEFLGGIRPAVVAMIASAGVSIFVTAVWTGIDMISLAGTKWNLVVIFAVSVVLLRKFKLNPVWVMLLSGAMQVLCEVGTFLLS
- a CDS encoding transposase, whose product is MPRKPRAISESNIYHVVIRGADRQQMFEEKNDYDKYLDILSYYKKECQFEIYAYCLMSNHVHLLIHTSNTPLATVFRRINTRYAVWFNMKYDRTGFLQQGRYYSEPVNDERYLLTVVRYIHQNPYKTGIEAFPGESYPWSSIYSYLSGNSALVDIGLINNLIGGSKAFTTFHRETEEADCLDIHKLTKRLPDDVAKELIIKETGCHTITDFQSLPLLEKKKHLALLHEQGISIRQLNRLTGTSKGIIQRTLTEGMPHNSKPQP
- a CDS encoding chromate transporter, whose amino-acid sequence is MEKEKRKGRTLLKILITTLYLSTFTFGGGYVIVSLMKKKFVDETHWIEQDEMLDLVAIAQSSPGPIAVNGSIAVGYKLCGIAGALVAIVGTIIPPFVIISIISYCYSAFRSNWMISQMLEGMQAGVAAVIASVTYDMGADIVKQRDDLGVLVMIAAFVASYILEINVVFIVIVCGLVGVCRGQLEKRRGRGHKKTEDTSDENPEKRSGKGGME